The following proteins are co-located in the Vanessa atalanta chromosome 11, ilVanAtal1.2, whole genome shotgun sequence genome:
- the LOC125067529 gene encoding chymotrypsin-2-like — MYGIFLLIFCFFLFAEGKLRVVGGSKAPPEFGKFSVSLQNITGHHVCGGAIISHRHLATAAHCVYRADAKYIKVVVGTTDLDYKGLKYNVESIHIHDCYNYTLKLNDIAVLRINGLFDLRKVEMIRLDENNLKEGEIVQLTGFGAQKPHGESSRKMHALNLTVFDQSICQYAMRYTRKVYGSMFCTFTKIGQGTCHGDSGGPLTKDNKLVGIVSWGIPCAVGFPDVHTRISQHVQWIRKIIDKKVCSYCNFVKTNLPHK; from the exons atgtatggaatatttttacttattttctgttttttctTGTTCGCAGAAG GAAAATTGCGAGTAGTGGGTGGTTCGAAAGCTCCTCCAGAATTTGGGAAATTCAGTGTATCGCTTCAAAATATTACAGGACATCATGTCTGTGGTGGTGCTATTATTTCACATAGGCATTTGGCCACAGCTGCACACTGCGTATACAG AGCTgatgcaaaatatataaaagttgtaGTTGGAACTACTGATTTGGATTATAAAGGATTAAAATACAACGTAGAATCAATACACATTCATGATTGTTATAACTACACCCTCAAATTAAACGATATAGCAGTTTTAAGAATAAATGGGTTATTTGATTTACGAAAAGTAGAGATGATTAGActagatgaaaataatttaaaagagggAGAAATTGTTCAGTTAACAGGTTTCGGAGCTCAAAAG CCTCACGGAGAATCAAGCCGGAAAATGCACGCCCTGAATTTGACAGTATTCGATCAGAGTATTTGTCAATACGCCATGCGTTACACGCGAAAAGTTTACGGCAGTATGTTTTGCACATTTACAAAAATTGGCCAAGGAACATGTcat GGAGATTCCGGAGGACCCCTAACCAAGGATAATAAACTTGTCGGAATAGTTTCATGGGGGATACCTTGTGCTGTTGGTTTTCCAGACGTTCATACAAGAATATCACAACACGTTCAATGGATTCGTAAAATCATAGATAAAAAAGTTTGTAGTTATTGCAATTTCGTAAAAACAAATCTacctcataaataa
- the LOC125067530 gene encoding DNA mismatch repair protein Mlh3-like encodes MTTNLSLSNHIINKSTSIEDTVPCKELTRLENEASIFTPKSQNSEEIEPLKFCEAVLNSTEMRDIEHEFDNSFFDYEKINLITKHNNNCTRFNFDDDGRNEFVNILNDKDQNDQLTLNGEQRNVSNIVGYDGMSQIFEGKLKKNTVYNDDEEYYEDAIYNHFAEDVHDKFEIFEPRVKNVKDIVSKDLNKVNDRINKDNADLIFSSESLQQAQILGQVDKKFIAARMQSRYSSGGKSSHFLTLFDQHAVDERVRLERNLSDYFDGSKWKSVAFEKFQLKLSHDDYFYLYNYKDKFTQFGLQWTFAEKHVLIHAVPEAILGKNPRKAEIVFTAIKKLISEQIDLIQSSRGNVSSYPKCIMELIFSEACRYAIKFGDQLSKDDCVNMIGALANCKTPFQCAHGRPVMGIIMEIPNNNLTYTVNLNRLKDFKKSMS; translated from the exons ATGACAACtaatttaagtttaagtaatcatatcataaataaatcaacttcaATTGAGGATACTGTACCGTGTAAAGAATTAACACGACTTGAAAACGAAGCATCAATTTTTACACCTAAGTCGCAAAACAGTGAAGAAATAGAACCTTTAAAATTTTGTGAAGCTGTATTAAATAGTACTGAAATGAGAGATATTGAACACGAATTTGACAATAGTTTTTTTGATtatgagaaaataaatttaataacgaaacataataataattgtactcgATTTAATTTTGACGATGATGGAAGAAATGAATTTGTCAATATTCTCAATGATAAAGATCAAAACGATCAATTAACATTAAACGGTGAACAAAGGAATGTATCAAATATAGTAGGGTATGACg GTATGTCTCAAATTTTCgagggaaaattaaaaaaaaatactgtttataatGATGACGAAGAATATTATGAAGAC GCTATTTACAATCATTTTGCAGAAGATGTTCacgataaatttgaaatatttgaacCACGTGTTAAAAATGTCAAAGACATTGTTTCTAAGGACCTGAATAAAGTGAATGACAGAATCAACAAAGATAATGcagatttaatatttagttctgAGTCATTGCAGCAAGCCCAA ATATTGGGACAAGTAGATAAGAAATTTATAGCCGCTAGAATGCAAAGTCGATATTCTAGCGGTGGAAAATCATcccattttttaactttatttgatCAACATGCTGTAGATGAGAGAGTAAGACTTGAAAGGAACTTATCAG ATTATTTCGACGGAAGCAAATGGAAAAGCGTCGCCTTCGAGAAATTTCAATTGAAACTTAGTcatgatgattatttttatctttacaattataaagacaaatttacTCAATTTGGATTACAATGGACATTCGCCGAAAAGCATGTATTAATTCATGCTGTGCCGGAAGCGATTTTAGGTAAAAATCCTAGAAAG GCGGAAATTGTTTTCACAGCTATCAAAAAGCTTATCTCTGAACAGATTGATTTAATACAATCAAGCAGAGGTAATGTTTCTTCATACCCAAAGTGTATAATGGAACTTATTTTTAGTGAG GCTTGCAGATATGCCATTAAGTTTGGTGATCAGTTGTCTAAAGATGACTGTGTTAATATGATCGGTGCTCTCGCAAATTGCAAGACTCCTTTTCAATGCGCACATGGTCGACCTGTTATGGGAATTATCATGGAAATACCGAATAATAATCTTACTTAtacg gttAACCTAAACAGATTAAAGGATTTTAAAAAAAGCATGTCTTAA